A stretch of Bacteroidales bacterium DNA encodes these proteins:
- a CDS encoding T9SS type A sorting domain-containing protein, whose translation MKTLKLTLIMSLAMLNLFSQTYFEGGIYNDTEWTAENSPYIITGDVVLFPDKTLTIQPGVEVKFNGYYFLEIRGILISIGTDSSRIVYTSNLSTPNKSDWEGIKIKNNQGARASFEYCDFLYAEYANSVECCWEGGPIYFKNCIFDNNYFALYGYTGYDIEVDSCEFTNNTYCIGNADKIVTNSQFIGNEYGLYETERINVRKSIFQDNDIALFGGRGLVDSCIIDNNNIGVKPLFEGFELRFNQITNNTIGIQLSNDGGYYPPVKNNNICNNLTYNVENLDDTNKDLTENCWCTSDSATIENKLFDGYDNIYLGLFNYDIYDENCETKLKSVIKVDLGSGIYLANILDIVNVFPNPFQSNLNIVFKSSQIEQVSISVYNLYGQEVYNNTYFENNIILPIENLNSGIYVCSIRTGAFIINKKIIKR comes from the coding sequence ATGAAAACATTAAAATTAACATTAATTATGAGCTTGGCAATGTTAAATCTTTTTAGTCAAACTTATTTCGAAGGTGGTATCTATAATGATACAGAATGGACAGCAGAAAATAGTCCATATATTATAACAGGGGATGTAGTTCTTTTCCCGGATAAAACTCTGACTATTCAACCAGGTGTAGAAGTAAAATTTAATGGATATTACTTCCTTGAAATTCGAGGAATATTAATATCCATTGGAACTGATAGTAGTAGGATTGTTTATACTTCCAATCTATCAACTCCAAATAAAAGTGACTGGGAAGGTATTAAGATAAAAAACAATCAAGGTGCTAGAGCAAGTTTTGAATACTGTGATTTTTTATATGCCGAATATGCGAATAGTGTAGAATGTTGTTGGGAAGGTGGGCCTATATATTTTAAAAATTGCATATTTGACAATAATTACTTTGCATTGTATGGGTATACTGGCTATGATATTGAAGTAGATAGTTGTGAATTTACAAATAATACATATTGTATAGGAAACGCAGACAAAATAGTTACAAACTCACAATTCATTGGAAATGAATATGGACTATATGAAACTGAACGTATTAATGTGAGGAAATCAATTTTTCAAGATAATGATATTGCATTGTTTGGAGGAAGAGGCTTGGTGGATAGTTGCATAATTGATAATAATAATATAGGGGTTAAGCCTTTATTTGAAGGCTTTGAACTTAGATTCAATCAAATAACAAATAACACAATAGGCATACAGTTATCAAACGATGGAGGATATTATCCTCCAGTTAAGAATAATAACATTTGTAATAACTTAACTTATAATGTGGAAAATCTTGATGATACAAACAAAGATTTAACAGAAAACTGTTGGTGTACTTCGGATTCTGCAACTATAGAAAATAAGCTATTTGATGGTTATGATAATATCTATCTTGGATTGTTTAATTATGATATATATGATGAAAATTGTGAAACAAAATTAAAATCTGTTATAAAAGTTGATTTGGGTTCAGGAATATATCTGGCTAATATTTTGGACATTGTTAATGTTTTTCCGAATCCATTCCAATCAAATTTGAATATTGTCTTCAAATCATCTCAAATTGAACAGGTTTCTATATCAGTTTACAACCTTTATGGGCAAGAAGTATATAATAATACTTATTTTGAAAATAATATTATTCTGCCAATTGAGAATTTGAATTCTGGAATATATGTATGTTCTATACGTACAGGAGCATTTATTATTAATAAAAAAATAATTAAAAGATAG
- a CDS encoding PorT family protein has product MRKIILIFGIVFTSILVSGQENKISTGLASSVDYYNMFDFKSIVGFNHKYETNSAYSIGLRFQYNINEKLSLRSGLLYSEKGYKKNYNYIFMDAGDPLIPKESNLKISYLNVPLIIGYYLINKGNIKFSSSTGIISEFLISNTEISVFEDNSERNSEFLNQNLNGILLSAQVNVGLEYHMGKNLFFTIEPYVRYGINKIDDVIMNSNPISYGGILSVNYKL; this is encoded by the coding sequence ATGAGAAAAATTATTTTAATATTTGGTATTGTCTTTACATCAATCCTTGTAAGTGGACAAGAAAATAAAATATCTACCGGATTAGCAAGTTCAGTGGATTACTACAATATGTTTGATTTTAAATCAATCGTTGGGTTTAACCATAAATATGAAACAAATTCTGCATATAGTATTGGACTAAGATTTCAATATAATATAAATGAAAAACTATCATTGAGAAGTGGACTATTGTATTCTGAAAAAGGGTATAAAAAAAATTATAATTATATATTTATGGATGCAGGCGACCCACTTATTCCAAAAGAAAGTAATCTTAAAATTAGTTATCTAAATGTTCCTTTAATAATAGGATACTATTTAATTAATAAAGGAAATATTAAGTTTTCTTCTTCTACTGGAATTATTAGTGAATTTTTAATTAGTAATACTGAAATATCAGTATTTGAAGACAATTCAGAAAGAAATTCAGAATTTTTAAATCAAAATTTAAATGGGATTTTATTATCGGCTCAAGTGAATGTCGGACTTGAATATCATATGGGAAAAAATTTATTTTTTACGATTGAGCCATATGTAAGATATGGGATTAATAAAATAGATGATGTAATAATGAATAGTAATCCAATATCATATGGTGGAATTTTAAGTGTTAATTATAAATTATGA
- a CDS encoding serpin family protein: MKIKLISIFTVLLISYSSCQKSDGDNKPSDPVIPDIQLSEKGEQLVSSSNAFGFDLFKNINDSEEDNKNIFISPLSVSFALAMTYNGADGDTKTAMEEALKLSGLTTDEINSNFKSLMNALVNLDPKVVLTIANSIWYRDSFDVLQDFIDVNQEYYDAEVSALNFSDPASVDIINNWVANKTNDKIKEIINCIPQDAVMYLINAIYFNGTWKYEFKEEDTTDDPFYLMDGSTKNVPMMHQEITVDYFSNDDFQAVDMYYGGEKYSMLVLLPKQDKSVNDIIAQLDDENWNSMINSFTELGDVIIGLPKFKFEYKNTLNDMLAKMGMGIAFNENLADFGKINPDYQLFISRVIHKTYVDVNEQGTEAAAVTAVEIGVTSFEPNKNFIVNKPFIFVIKEKSTNAIIFMGKVVEPVYE; this comes from the coding sequence ATGAAAATCAAATTAATTTCAATTTTTACTGTATTATTAATATCATACAGTTCATGTCAAAAAAGCGATGGAGATAATAAACCATCTGATCCTGTTATTCCTGATATTCAACTAAGCGAAAAAGGAGAACAACTTGTTAGTTCAAGTAATGCTTTTGGTTTTGATTTGTTTAAAAACATTAATGACTCGGAAGAAGATAATAAAAACATTTTTATTTCTCCTTTAAGTGTATCTTTTGCATTGGCAATGACATACAATGGTGCTGACGGAGACACTAAAACAGCGATGGAAGAAGCATTAAAATTAAGCGGATTAACAACTGATGAAATTAACAGCAATTTTAAAAGCCTTATGAATGCGCTTGTAAATCTTGACCCAAAAGTAGTGTTGACCATTGCAAATTCTATTTGGTACAGAGATTCATTTGATGTTTTGCAGGATTTTATTGATGTAAATCAGGAATATTACGACGCTGAAGTATCTGCTTTAAATTTTAGCGACCCTGCATCAGTTGATATAATAAATAACTGGGTAGCAAATAAAACAAACGACAAAATCAAAGAAATAATTAATTGTATTCCACAAGATGCGGTAATGTATCTTATAAATGCAATATATTTTAACGGAACATGGAAATATGAATTTAAAGAAGAAGACACAACTGATGATCCATTTTATCTAATGGACGGTAGTACAAAAAATGTTCCTATGATGCATCAGGAAATTACAGTCGATTATTTTTCAAATGATGATTTTCAAGCTGTTGATATGTATTATGGTGGAGAAAAATACAGTATGCTTGTTCTTTTACCAAAACAGGATAAATCGGTTAACGATATAATTGCACAATTAGATGATGAAAACTGGAATTCAATGATAAATTCATTTACTGAATTAGGTGATGTAATAATTGGACTTCCAAAATTTAAGTTTGAATATAAAAATACTTTAAATGATATGTTGGCAAAAATGGGAATGGGTATAGCCTTTAACGAAAATTTAGCAGATTTTGGTAAAATTAATCCTGATTATCAATTATTTATATCAAGAGTAATCCATAAAACTTATGTTGATGTAAATGAACAAGGAACTGAAGCGGCAGCAGTTACTGCTGTAGAAATCGGAGTAACATCTTTTGAACCTAATAAAAACTTTATTGTAAACAAACCTTTCATTTTTGTTATAAAAGAAAAAAGCACTAATGCAATTATATTCATGGGGAAAGTTGTTGAGCCGGTATATGAATAA